The Plasmodium berghei ANKA genome assembly, chromosome: 12 region ATTCGCTCTCTTAATTCTTCTCTTTTACAATTATATTCTTGATCATCAGTGGGCAACTCAAAACGACAAGTAGGACATGAGTTTCGCTCCTTTAACCATGGAATAATGCAATCACAATGAAAAACATGTCTACACCGTTCGTTATCTGTTATCCTATGTActtcatcattttctttatattcttCTCTACATATAGCACACGATTCTAATTCTTGAGCTCTTTCAAATGTTAGTTTTTCtacttttaaattttttatgatttctTCAGAAGCTGGAGGTGGACCATTTCTTGATGGGTCGCTCTCCATAATAATTGTTAATACTTGATctaaagaaatattatcaaatgagtttgttaaaatattatcaattaTATCATGAAAATTTAATCTAATCGGCGAATTTAATGGAATGTTAGTTATATCTATAGCTCGAGTAACAATTCTCGGATTTCTTATATTTCGAGTATTATTGTTTTGACTAGCAccgttattattattattattattattattattattgttgttgttgttattattattatcattattatcattgttattattgCTATTATTTGAAGTGTTATTGTTACTTAGATTGGATGACCTCGAGTTTGTTCCAAAGAAAACTCGACTAAACCAATCATTTCGATTTCCATTGCTATTATTAACATTTCTGACACTACTGCCATTTGTATTCTCGGCATTAGCCTCATTAGACCTGTTGGAATTCGATGAGGGTTCTAAATTAGAagtaaaatttatattaccATCAACGGTTCTAAGCCCGGTGCTATATATTTGTTGATACATATTTCGGAAGAACATCATATcactaaaaatattgtcaTTTGGATTAAATGCATTACTGCTATTTGTATACTCAATTCGATAGTTACTATTACTTCTATTACTTCCTACGCCCCCATTATGATTGCTACTATTTGTATTACTATTCCTATTGTTACCACTATTTGTAATGGAATTATTTGGGTTATTTTGATCACTATTATTGGCATTTGATCGACCATCCCTGTTATAATTAACTGAATGAAAACTAACTGGATCGTCTTCATCAATTTTTTCTACAAAGCCAACATTATTGCAACTTTTACATTTTAATTCGCCATCACAAATAATTTCAACATCACTTGTTCTTTTTACATCTTCACAACTATgacaaaaatattcataatcATCAACCTGATTCATAATAAAGGCTCTTTCTTGTTTCTTTTATGCCCGTACTTCGATATATTTAACTAGccgttattattattattatttttttttttagctaTTTGCCTATTTAATTccctttaaaaaaaattttttttattgacaaaaaaataaaaaatatgcaaaaagtaattcaatatttttttcaaaatattttaaaacgtgtatttcatttttcatttataatttgtaccccaaaatttttaacaaaaaaacccacgaaaatatacatatatgtgatatagctaatataaaaaagtaatatatatgtagcTTTTTATGGGCGGTGTTTGTTTTCTCTACTTAATTATACATTTGTTTGTATGTTCGTTTTTTCCCccctttatttttgttgatatatttatgcttactttatatattacatacaTAATCATATGCTATAATCCCGATTTACCAAAAATTGTAAacatacataatatattttatataattttatcatgtcaaaatttgtttcttttttttaatttaaaaaaaatattgtaaaacaaaaaaaaagcaaaacTCGCATGTACATATAGAGTAACTATATATAGTACAAACTTATGACATTAGAACttgaaaaatttttatatataataaaaatcgtaattattttgatgctataaaaaaataatttataatttaatggggttatatttaaaaaatgaaaaaattacttTAAAATAACATGAACATTTCTTTCTATATTAACACGCATTCATTAAGCatttacaatatttttatatttactaaaaaaaggaaaacaatattaaaaaatatatatatatgtatataattattatatgcgcaaaatataatatatattttttttaatgcgAAGCTTTTACACTATAtagcatatttatttatattatatttttttgtatatccctcatatatatatatatatataataataatatagaagTAATTTAAAACCGTTTTAAActcaatatttttacatttttagcAATTACACCACTGCagaatataatacataatttatatccactgattaataatatgcatcccctattaatttttatacttaatttacaaaatatattttttatatccaaATTTTGTAGgaacatgcatatattattgcGAAACAATTCTTATATTCTTAAATACTTTATGTGTTtttaaatgcatatataatatatatacattaattatatacataaatataatgggTATTTGCATAtctaaatataatattacacatattttttttattatttgcaCTTTTAAGTATAATTTAAGCGAATAATTTTTGTGCAttgtatatgtatgtacGCGTTTTATGTTTAATTCGCATACTATGTAAAATGCATAAAGGCGAATTagctatttatttttttatctccTATACTTGTTACGCCTTAATACTACatatttgataataaatttttagtattctcaaaaaaaaaaatattggtAAAGTGTCATTACATTCCTTATTTTTTGGTGTGTGAGGGGATTGTATTTCGTGTGTGTTACTAAAATAtgtgtaataaaaaaacgagtaataataataaaatatagctTAAGTCATGAAAACAATAATGTCCACccttaatatatatatatatattatatacatgcaTATGCACGATATAATTACACAAACCTtcttaaattataatatcaCAAAATTCCGTGAAACATTTGCCactcatatatttttggaggttaggaaaaaaaatacctTTAAGACCATATAAAggaatatttattcatgTTATCgaatttcaaaattttccataaaataaaacctttatgatattttacaatatatcataattttatatgtttgcACAATTCATAcacatttaataattaaaaaatatattatcacaTAAACCCCTcaatatcatatttattcttatttttgtaaaagcgcaaacttatatttattcataatttttaatttattacttcatccattttttaagaaaaaaaaaaagtattacACAAATAATACATTGAGTAAAATATATCGAGGCATAAACGTCTAATCAAAAATATGACATaagttataataattatagaggttccatatatatattttaattgtttttgCACGCATTTTATTTGCATAAATTTCTGTTTGCTTTTGATTAATGATaactttatattatttttttttaaattaccAAAATGTTCACATACTAATGtgtaaaaattaatggttatatttaaacaaaatgcTAATTAATACAAAGCCTATATAcgaataataattatatcatGTTTGTCTCTTAAAATATCCTTTGAATTTATGTTTTCgtttcccttttttttactattctTAGTTGTATTGacatttatattcataacaAATTTCCAGCtctaaatatttacatatatgttAACAATATACGCTGTCCAAATACCCACATATATACCTCAcgcataaaaatattttaagtatatttattattccgTTGggtttgtatttttatcataaaattaataaataatattaaattatgaaaGGGTGTAACGAAATAATTACAATTTGCAAACTATTACGAATTGTatagttttatattatgtgaaaaaaaatgcacaCATACAAaagttatttattatataggtttaattatttttggtTAATTTTTCATGTAATCACAATGTTGTAATTGCCgctatatatgaaataatgGATTAACCAAACattagtaaaataaaaaaataaaataaaataataataaaaaaataacaataataataataaaaaaaataaaaaaaatcacaACGTTAAGGTTAATCAAAAGGACATAGCGCGCACACACACgtcaaatatttttttttatcatttgtttattatccACTTGATATGCGACGGAATTTGTTACGAATActgtttttaaattatcacTTTTCAGTATTTGTATTATCATCATAAATAACATCTCTATCATCTTTTGGTGAATACTCATCTggtgttttattatttcttctatttgtatttcttttatatgatTTTCTTTTTGAATTAGAGCTTGGGCTTTGTTCAACACTTCTATTATTACTTCGCTTTCTATAAGCCTGATCTTTATCATCTCCtgagtatatattttctctATCAGTTTTATATCCATGTTCTTCTTCTTTTGTACTTTCTTCTCCTTTAccattttcttctttttctatTGAATATTCttcatcttttatttttttcgaacTATGTTGATTTtctgttttattatttcttccATATTTAGTAGATTCtgtttttcttattttttttgcgtCTTCTCTAtctgaaaaattattatcttGACCTTCTCCTAAACTTCTTCtatgataatatttccCTTCATCACCATCATTATATTCCTTTTCTTTTCTATCTCGATCCATATCTTCACTTTTATCATTTCCTCTTTTTCTTGTATAAGTTCCTTCATCGTGCTGTCTATGGTTACTACCACTATTACTATATCTGTTATATCCATTCATATCATCATCTTTactcattttatttttttcataatatttatcgTTTCGATATTTTTCTCGATCTAAACTATTGCCATCACGATGTATTTTATCCTTGCCATggtcataatattttttatctccCCCTGAACCTTGATAATTATATCctttatctttattattataataatgatgatcACTTTCtctttctttatttttataaaatgaaCTAACCGAAGAATctgtatatttaataacTTCGACTGAAACACcattcaatttttttccatttaacACATCAATTGCTCTTTTCATCGTttgataattataatattctaTTATGCCATAAcattctttattattaccattattgttatatacAACATTTGCATAATTTACTAATCCGACTTCTCGACCAAAATCTTTTAAATCTTGCCAACTCACTTTttcatctatattttttactacAATTCttaatgaattttttttttcaattgattcaaatttattatctGGATAATTTCgggaatatttattttcataatttctTGGATCATTTTTGTaactattatatacattccCATAACTACCactataattatttttgaatgGACTTAAATGATGTGCTTGTACACTTAACTCTTCCCCCATATAATGTTTCCCATTTTCTTCATGTATTGCATTTTCTGCATACACTGGTTTTGAATATTCTATAAATGCAAATCTTCCTTTCCActgaatatttataatatcacCATATTTagcaaatttttttctaactTCTTCTTCTTTTGCATCTGGAGATATATTTCctacaaatattttacatgGGTCTCCTTTTTTATAAGCATGACTTCTCATATCTTTTGACCTTTCTCTCCTCATTGTTCCAatgttcatattattataatgtCTGTCATATTCTCCCCTTCCTTTATCTCGGCCCatagaatatatttttgtatctATTCTATCGTTTCGTcctttataattattattgtgATAATAACTTCCTAcatatttgttattattcCATTCATGATTGTACCCTCTATCATATCTATATTTGTCATTATAATTTCTGTCATAATTTTTGTCATAATTTTTGTCATAATTTTTGTCATAATTTCTGTCATAATTTTTGTCATAATTTCTGTCATAATTTTTGTCATAATTTTTGTCATAATTTTTGTCATAATTTTTGTCATAATTTTTGTCATAATTTCTGTCATAATTTCTGTCATAATTTCTGTCATAATTTCTGTCATAGTTTCTgtcataatttttgttataatttCTTTCTTTTGAAAAGTTTCTTTTAGGAGATCTATTATAAAACCGATCCCGAGGATAATTATGATGGTCGTTATGTGGGGGtgcattattataatattttctgtcttttgaattatttctatttctATCTACATTTCCACCTTcatatcttttattataattatcatcATGTGATATCCTATAATTTTCTCGACCTTCATTTCGATCTCTTACATTTTCTCGGCTTCTTGATGCATATCTTCGCCTTTCCCCTCCATAATATGGTTCCTTTTCTTTTGTGTGCATATctgctttatttttattgtaattttttatcgGATTTTTTACTATAGAAACAATATTTCcttatctatattattcttgttttattaaaattatgtacTATATCAAAATACTTTTATAGTGTATCTGAAACCGCacatacataaaatataatattattgaaTTCAAATTATACAACAAATAGATggaatataatatgttcCACAATACAAAACATTATAcaattaaatatacataagaATGTCTGGGCAAGTTATTACTTTTATGCTACTATTATAATAGGGAAAATATGTTATAGGAAAATAAACGTGgcataatttatatatataaaattgtacatatatatatatgcaaactTGATCAggcatataatatacaatcTTGCAttcctattttttttataaaaaattttatagtgtataaacaataattatatataaacagaTCATTACTtagatatataaatatagaaatttatttaaaccGTTAtgaattttaattttaattcattCTCAAACTCTTCATTTCTAACctattttgtttaattcatattgtactttttaattttttttaatttttgctCATATTGTGATTTCTggttttaatttatataatacatatttaacaattttttttccctctttaatatttaatatattttaagttatatatcatttttgtGCATTGTATTTCTAACTGTAAAAGTATTcccaaatatatatatatatatatatatatatatatataatattatccacataaatcatataatttttatataactatatatatataggtatttttatactattattaaatattatagtaTTTTACATACAAtcttgaaaaatataaataagttaatatataaacataaataattatttacatatttcaaataatCATTCCATTACCatataataagaaaaagtgttaaatataagaaaattaaaacaatatatgtacatatatacatgtgcttatttataaacatttttttgtgacaaaatattattattatatatgctttCTTAAGGATATAACGctcaattttttaattcatcttttaaataatctTTTAATTACttcattatatttcataaaaaatattattaacatatatttattcacatgtgtaattatatatatatccatatagctttgtatttttcataaacttttaataaaattttaatctaattatcaatattaaaatatgtatactTGCTTATAGGATAAATAAATCCTTtgtgttttaaaaaaaaatgctaacaagttttgcattttttatgctCTTATGTATAATctgcatttattttattttttgctaATAAACtcatatgcatataattatatattcacaATTTTAATTGCAAAGATAGGTACTAACCATCATAGAAAgggaaaaacaaaataaaattttataaccTTTGTATCTTATTTTGTTGTCCtttatgcatttttaaaaaatttttatataatttctcgcaataaaaatatatcgtatacaattatttgcaaaatatgaaaataaaaaatcgcTTTACTATAAAAAGTTTACTGTTAAATccatataatacatatatatgtgtgtttATAACAACCTTAAGAgcctatatatattacaattATGGGCAATGGctgcattttttatttgcgcctgttatatatagtttGTTCTTATTCATTGCATGCTTGCATTATTCTCATAAAACGAATAATCTtcaattattaatattatatatttttaaataaaatacatccccaaaatttatatacatataccacataaaaaaaaatcatctcgaacaattttaataaaaaatacatttattcttatatataatgttaaATATTCACATATTACCATTATGgacaaaaattataagtATAATCCCTTTTAATATGTATGCACagttgataaaaaaaagaaacacaaaaaattatacaaatacCTTTTCTTTTGTTTCATTCTTTTCTGTATGTATCATATAAAGTTTAAtgtgttattattttacttaACAAActatttgaaaattattgACAATTTAGACATTTTCCATATTCACTGTTTTAAACTcgtgtatattttatattttcatccGCACTCTCcacattatataattgtcAATTATTctctcaaaaaaaatatgtacaaaaaaaaatatataaaaagtctttaaattaatttttttttcggaaaaaaataaacatatttaattataattatttcccattttatattctctagttacacatatatatttattcatgcATAGTATCTTTTTATAAACctcattttatttctacCTGTTcagattaaaaaaaatatgaaataatttttattttagactgtaatttaaaaaaaaaaaaaacaatttgaATTCCTTTTATcctcatatttattttaattaaaactatatatatatattattctcAATATTATACCAAAGAAATAAGtataatcaaataaaaaaatatatattgaaaacaaatataaaactttACAAATTTTGTACTTCAATcaaatcaaaatataataacaataataaccTCTTTGCATATTAATAgtttatttgaatttactgctatatttatacctttaaatatatcatacataatatatttttgaatatatattattacaattaATATTCACAAATGCGTGTGTATATTTTTGGAATTTTCTTATGacttataaataatttcttcttttttttccctaaaatatatatttatttctatagaataatttatttaattgtatttttatatattatttcctttagtaacttttttttccatttcttATATTCAATGATTATTACAAATTTAATGTCCAATAacaaaaacatatataaataaaataataacgtgataaaatataatttggAAATATGTAATCTTTTTATAACTTTTCAAAATGTTATcacaaaaaacaaaaaacaaaataaaataaataattaaaacaGAAAACGAAAAGGAAAGGACAActgttaaaaataataaagccATATTCATAGTAGTAATAATGTGACGATAATGAGTTGCCTCTTCTTATTTctgtattattttataattgactcatatatttttaatactaatcaaaaatgaaatcataattatatgtaacttttactttatataaatataatagcaTCTGCACATTAGTGGTAGTTCTGATGAAAAaccataaaaataaaatagattGATGGGAAATATAAactaaaaatttaaatactTATCTATACAATTGTTTGATTTAACTGTTTATGTTACCATAATTTCTAAGCAACATCATTCCCTAATCTTAAGTTATACATTCATATATCCACTTCCAGTTTATCAATTTAATGTTGTACATATGTTCCCCTATAATCAAAACgctatatacatatatttatgtatactATGAAATTCagaattaattattattcctttcaatatccatatatatacatacgtGTATGTGTGAATATTTGTTTCAGCTTTTTaaattgaatttttttttttttttcgaaacGCCAATAGTTTATTAAATGTTGTTATAGGGTTGTGGTGATCTCTATTTATGAACTTTCATtaacattatttaaataattttccaattcaaacatttttaaatcaaGAAATTTATCAGTttctaataatttattatactgattttcatattctttcatttctattaataatttacttaatatatcttttaatgaattaaattttaaacttgcatttatttgtttttcaaAATCTTCAGTACCtaaacatttatttaagctaatatattctaaattataattattatttaaattttgtaatttattatttaactCCTGTTTTATCAATTCATTTCTCCtatatgatattttatcatttatttgaatttctTCTGCTACATTTTCAAAGGATgcttttaaaaaagttaaaaatttgttagcataatcatttaatatatcatcatATTTAACATCTTTTACtccttttaatttttctaatataCTTGTagcattatatttttgttcaaattttatattttctgttatcattaatttttttagcaaaattatattctcTTTATATGCATTTCCATCGCCGCTTTCTGCTTTTTCTGACGAAATatcagaaaataaaaaattccaAATAAATTTCAGCTCTTCAACTGTTGacattgtttttttttttactatatatCCTCAatgctatatttttttttttaagtatacattcacacaaaaaaataaaatcatcATGActcttttaaattaataaatttgaattGCTCAAACTTTGAAATTTCGcaattttagaaaatttcACAAAACACATTTTACATAAAgtgtatttaattttatgtgggataatgtatatttttaataattataaatttaaatgcaaaaaaattaacatatgaaataaagcaataaaatttatgtgcatattataaataatatttatgcaAAGCAAACGCATACTTATtcccatatatataatatagcagggttaaaataatattttctctttatatatacaaataaagaaaaatacttgaattttacaaatatattcacGTATAAtctttacatttttttatttattactttAAAAACATTAAGTTTACAAACTTTTTCCTGATCATAAacaaatacatatatttatcataatttttatatgatattaaattctaaaaaaaaataatatttaatttttaacaataaaattcataaaTTATGTGTGCTTCCctttttaaagaaaaataagtataatttaaatttataagtGTTTAtctcaaaaaataaaatgtccAAATATGtacacatataatatatgagTGTATTACTTTTCTTATATCTCATTATTTGTAACATAAATCTCCACTTCTCTggtatataattttacaatTAATAAGACATTCTTGTTTAACAATCAGTATTACATTTAAGACCCTAATACTTATATTCacaactttttattttcttcaatatataaaataaatataaacaaataaaccTTAAAAGATCATTCTTTGGTCTATTACCAATCTTATTACATTTTCAATAACCTCATAAGATTCTCCATTTCATATCATTTGTTCAATCTTAataacttttatttttttttctgtcCATTCGCTATATCTTCCTTTTTTCATGACTTCAAATAACTttctgaaaaaatatttttttaaatgttaaGTATCGCTAGAAAtaacattaaaaattatttgcaCACATCTTCGCACTTCCTTTGCATTTAAAGGTTGTAACAAATGCATGCATGTTcatgtaaaatataatcatataaattatatatttcaacttcttcaattattattattattattaagaCCGCTATGTTTCAGGTTGGGTAATTaccttttaaaaaaatgttaccTATTTTGTTGTTTCTCATATTCTAAAATAATCTCATAATCATGCTTTTACTTTTTCTTTACCcgattataattatttcactgaataataaagcatgcatataaattttttatacttatatcattaattcttttaatttttgaacATGATCAAACAATTAACCAAGGAacattattcatatatttcgGGATCTCGAAAAAAAACGCTAATGGTGGAAAAGGACATAAAAACAAGGTACTATTCAGAGGAAAAAAATTGACGCTCtaaattatgaacaaaaaataataaataaaaaaacgaaaaaataatagaacAAAAAACACTTCCAACTCTCGAATTTGTGTAGCTCCATTCCTTGCATCTCtaatttatatcttttcCTAACTCTCTCCCCACCTTTATGTactattcattttattcataGAACCACATTCcttataaaagaaaatctcaaacatatttttgtgTTAGACAATGTAGATGCAACAGTAGGTTTATCACTAATGAATgttactatatttttacttgGGGGGTTaacaaataatacaataaatGTTTGTATTTCAACATATTTACAAGGaatgatatttattttaagtttattatgttatattattcaaaCAAATTTCCAAAAAAGTATTGTAgctgatatattttttgttattctTTTATTCGTATCCTGCATTTTAccttttttatcaataaaattaaatggcGGTTTTAatagtattatattttttcctatatgtataatgcttttattttcaaaataccATTTaagaaatttatttttgttagaACTTGGattgatattaaaaattttaatattagtTATGGCCATAAgtattaatgaaataaatatatatatagtcttactattattatcttctttcttttttagtattatattttatcgatatttatattttttttcaaaaactGTTTCCATTAGTTTTTCTACaccaaaaaaattaatgatgATTTTTCCATACATTAATGAATATCAAGAAATATGCTTACTTAAGCTAGctgatataataatagacataaataactatatgaatataaaattaaatatgttttgtCATGATATTCCACAAATTAATCTAAcagaacaaaaaaaaaattatgaaaatttacAAGTAAATATTAGcagaataataaataaattctatactttaaaaaatcaaaaaatatttttaaatttccCTCCCTATTATTGTCTAAAAgcattatattataaaaaattaaatttaatggCATTATatatcgaaaaaaaaaaaaaaaaaattataaaattatattcatattctCATAACACACATTTGTATTTCCTCTTAGAATtatctaaaaaaatgaacaactcttttatttattatggCATTCCATGCAACCAAACTCCTCCACATTTTCTATTAAATAATGGGGATACTAAAGAATGCGATCCAGTCGTGAAACTAGGcaaagaaaaagaagatataataagaaatgaaaaacCAAAAGAAGATATAATAAGAAAGGGAAAACCAAAAGAAGATATAATAAGAAAGGGAAAACCAAAAGAAGATATAATAAGAAAGGAAAACACATCCAATGAAGTAAacaaaaagaataaaaaatcgaaatccaagaaaaaagaaataaaaaaaataagagaTATTTTCCggaataatttgttttattctAAAATATGTTCTAAACAACTAGAAAACAATTTccctaaaaaaataataattgatcatgtagaaaaaaaagcagaaataaataatttatttacaaGTAAAATTGGAGATGGCTCCGAAGCAAAACTAAAGgttgtgaaaaaaaaagagagaAAATCGAAAAGAGATGAACCAAAAAGAGATAAGACAAAAaaagatgataaaaaaggaGAGCAAAGACGAAAACATAATcccaaaaaatatgaatcaACTCTCGAATCGAGCGCTACTGAAAATCTTAGAATTATAAGATCGCATGTTGtgaataaaa contains the following coding sequences:
- a CDS encoding RNA-binding protein, putative, with the protein product MHTKEKEPYYGGERRRYASRSRENVRDRNEGRENYRISHDDNYNKRYEGGNVDRNRNNSKDRKYYNNAPPHNDHHNYPRDRFYNRSPKRNFSKERNYNKNYDRNYDRNYDRNYDRNYDRNYDKNYDKNYDKNYDKNYDKNYDRNYDKNYDRNYDKNYDKNYDKNYDRNYNDKYRYDRGYNHEWNNNKYVGSYYHNNNYKGRNDRIDTKIYSMGRDKGRGEYDRHYNNMNIGTMRRERSKDMRSHAYKKGDPCKIFVGNISPDAKEEEVRKKFAKYGDIINIQWKGRFAFIEYSKPVYAENAIHEENGKHYMGEELSVQAHHLSPFKNNYSGSYGNVYNSYKNDPRNYENKYSRNYPDNKFESIEKKNSLRIVVKNIDEKVSWQDLKDFGREVGLVNYANVVYNNNGNNKECYGIIEYYNYQTMKRAIDVLNGKKLNGVSVEVIKYTDSSVSSFYKNKERESDHHYYNNKDKGYNYQGSGGDKKYYDHGKDKIHRDGNSLDREKYRNDKYYEKNKMSKDDDMNGYNRYSNSGSNHRQHDEGTYTRKRGNDKSEDMDRDRKEKEYNDGDEGKYYHRRSLGEGQDNNFSDREDAKKIRKTESTKYGRNNKTENQHSSKKIKDEEYSIEKEENGKGEESTKEEEHGYKTDRENIYSGDDKDQAYRKRSNNRSVEQSPSSNSKRKSYKRNTNRRNNKTPDEYSPKDDRDVIYDDNTNTEK